gctcagtggtagagtgcttgcattcaaaagtccctgggtttcattcccaataccacccacatgtgcacacacacacacacacacaaattaaccaTATAACCAATATAGTGCTAGAAGTCATTTATTTTGCTacctgaaaatatttaatttattctattgTTAATGAACATTAGACTAGTTTAGAGTTTTTACTATTATGAATCACATATGCCATTATGAATGTTCTTGAACATGTACATATGTACAAGTGTTATTCTAGTATAGCTATCAAGGGATGAAACTGCTAGATTATAAAGtgtacatatttttcatttttttagataCTTCCAAACTGGTTTCCCAAGTGGTAGTATTAACCCACAGTCTTTTCAGTAAAGTATGAGACTTTCTGTTGCTCCTATTTTCTTTAAGAGTGCTTAACTATCTTATTTACTTGGGAAAACCTGTATATATTCATGTGTGTAGTTAATATACTATATACTACATTTTTGCTGGatttataaatcaaataattttaaaatgatcttatGTGAACAAGTCACATACTGAACATCTAGAATAATCTACAAGGTGTGAATCACAActtaatttatttgaataaacatACAGAATTTTTCATGTTACTTCAAAGAAAGGATTTGGATATGTAGAAGCAAAAAAGGCAGGGGATGGGGCAGTCACAgtagcccatgcctgtaatcccaaattactggggaggctgacacaggaggatcacaaattcctaGGCCAGCTTTgtcaatttagtgagcccctgtctcaaaaaataaaaagagctggggatgtggctcaagggtagagagcccctgggttcaatccccaggaccacaaaaatcaataaataaataaccaaaaatgaatttgggctgggaatatagttcagtagAATAGCAtactagcctagcatgcatgaggccctgggttcaattccaggacCGGGCTGCGAtatgtggcacacacttgtaatctcagccacttgggaggctgagccagaaggatctcaaattcaaggccagcctcagcaatttagtaaggctcaaagcaattcagcaagaccttgtctcaaataaacaaataaaatttggctggggatgtagcttagtgctggagtccctgggttcaattcttagtctctctctctctctctctctctctctctctctctctctctctcacacacacacacacacacacacacacacacacacacacacactcaaaaagaCCcagcagtaacaacaacaaaaactgttaaataattaacagcctgggcaacatagtgagacaccCCCTCCCTTGGGAAAAAAAGGCAggtctggaggtgtagctcagtggtatagtatgcatgaggcccttggtttaatcctcagaaccgcaaaataaataaataaataaacaatctaATAAACAAATCCCACCACAGCTAACATTTTAGTACATATTCTTCCAAGtctgagaaattattttaagcttttctccacaaatgtttcaaaaatcactggtttcttttcctttgataTAAACTAATTCCTCCTTTCACCTTGCTTTGAAAGATGCTCCTAGAGTGGTGATTCTTAAACTGTAAAGTGTATAAACTCATCTAGATTTGGCCAAAATGCATAGATCTGGGTGTGGAAGGGGTGGCAATTCTACatcatccccccacacacaccagaaattgaatttaggggcgctcaaccactaaggcatatcccagccctttttaaatattttatataagggcAGGGTccccctaaattgcttagggcctcgctaaattgctgaggctggcgtttgaatttgagatcctacTTTCTCAACCTCCAgcatcgctgggattacaggcgtgcaacaTCTCGCCTGGTAATTCTACATCTTGGATAATAAGTTTCCATAAAATGAagtcctccctccctttctccttcccttcctcatcCCTCCACCCCCAAGGTTGAGGGTGCTAGGCAATCGCAccgagctaaatccccaacccctaCCTCCCCAATTTCTTTCTCCCTCaaacaccccaccaccaccacccttcgTCCTTCCCAAACCCCTTCCTTCCTGACGAGGTCTCTCCCTTTGTTGACCAAGCTGGCCCCGAACTCCTGGGATCAAGTGATCCTCATGTTTCAGTCTAAGGGTGGCACTTCAGGCCGTGCACCGAGCCCAGCTGAACATCTTTGCTACTGATAGAAATCATTTGacactcctttttttctttaatatttattttttcagttttaagtggacacaatatattttacatttatgaggtgctgaggatgaactcagtgcctcaagcatgctaggcgagcacaccTCTGAACCATAAATCCAGCCCCTTGACACTCTTCTTTAGTAGCGTTTTCGTATTCTTTGAAATGCGAACTGCCTCCAATTGTCTTCCTTACATCTCaattgaaattaaagaaatttcGATTTAGGGTCTCAAATTGAGGAAATGTAGAATTTGGGAACACCACGGCATAAAAAAGGAGGAGCTGGCGGCGGAACCAAAGTGAGAGAGGAGCAAGAACAGAGTAAGCGGAAGAACTATTTCGCCGTTGGACGGGAGCCGGTTGGGTTTACTGGGAGGACCGGAAGGAGTTGAAAGAAGACGCTCCACCATGGCGGGTCCTGTCAGTTTGCGAGAGCTTCTAATGGGAGCCTCAGCCTGGATGAGCTCTGAAAGTCCCGGGGGGTCCCCTCCCGAAGGCGGAGGGAACGCGGCTGGCGCACCGGAGCCTCCTTGGCGAGAGGATGAGATCTGCGTAGTGGGAATCTTTGGCAAGACAGCTCTGCGCCTGAATTCCGAGAAGTTCTCTCTTGTGAACACGGTGTGCGACCGACAGGTTTTCCCCCTCTTTCGCCACCAAGACCCCGGGGATCCGGGACCTGGAACCAAGACCGAAACTGGTGCTGTCGGCGAAGCAGGTGGAGCCGGGGACCCGGGGGCTGCAGCCGGGGATCCAGTTCGGGGAGGTGTAGCCGCCGTGGAAGGCAACCGAACTGAGCCAGGTTCTCAGGACTTCAGCCTTCTGCAGGCCTATTACAATCAGGAAAGCAAAGTTCTGTATCTTCTTCTCACTTCTATCTGTGACAATTCCCAGCTTTTGCGGGCTTGTCGGGCTCTTCAGAGTGGGGAAGCTGGAGGAGGCCTCTCTTTACCTCATGCAGAAGCACATGAGTTCTGGAAGCATCAGGAGAAGTTACAATGCCTCAGTCTCCTTTACCTTTTCTCCGTCTGTCACATCTTGCTCCTTGTCCATCCCACTTGTTCTTTTGATATAACTTATGATCGAGTATTCAGAGCACTGGATGGGCTAAGACAGAAAGTACTGCCCCTCCTCAAAGCAGCTATTAAGGATTGTCCAGTTGGCAAAGACTGGAAGCTAAACTGCCGACCTTGTCCACCTagacttcttttcctctttcaacTCAATGGAGCACTCAAGGTAGAACCCCCTCGAAACCAAGACACAGCTCATCCAGACAAGCCCAAGAAGCATTCTCCCAAAAGAAGACTGCAGCATGCCCTGGAGGATCAGATCTATAGAATCTTCCGTAAGAGTCGAGTCTTGACTAATCAAAGTATCAACTGCCTCTTTACTGTACCTGCCAATCAAGCTTTTGTGTACATAgtccctggcagccaggaagaagaCCCAGTAGGCATGTTGCTGGACCAACTAAGGAGTCATTGTACGGTGAAAGACTCCGAATCTTTGCTGGTGCCTGCACCCCTTTCTGGGCCTAGGCGATATCAGGTGATGAGGCAGCATAGCCGACAACAACTTTCCTTCCACATTGATAGCAGTGCTTCCAGTTCTTCAGGCCAGCTAGTGGATTTCACTCTTCGAGAATTCCTTTGGCAACATGTGGAACTGGTCCTAAGCAAGAAAGGTTTTGATGACAGTGTGGGGAGGAACCCACAACCTTCTCATTTTGAGCTTCCCACTTATCAGAAGTGGATCTCAGCAGCTGCAAAACTCTATGAAGTGGCTATTGATGGAAAAGAAGAGGACTTGGGATCACCCACTGGGGAGTTAACATCAAAGATTTTAAGCAGTATTAAAGTCTTGGAAGGTTTTTTGGATATTGACACAAAATTCTCAGAAAATCGGTGCCAAAAAGCTTTACCCATGGCTCATAGTGCCTACCAGTCAAATTTGCCTCACAATTATACAATGACTGTCCATAAGAATCAACTTGCCCAGGCTCTACGAGTATACAGTCAACATGCTAGAGGTCCAGCCTTTCATAAATATGCCATGCAATTGCATGAGGACTGCTACAAATTTTGGAGCAATGGCCATCAGCTCTGTGAGGAGAG
This window of the Ictidomys tridecemlineatus isolate mIctTri1 chromosome 3, mIctTri1.hap1, whole genome shotgun sequence genome carries:
- the Smg8 gene encoding nonsense-mediated mRNA decay factor SMG8 — translated: MAGPVSLRELLMGASAWMSSESPGGSPPEGGGNAAGAPEPPWREDEICVVGIFGKTALRLNSEKFSLVNTVCDRQVFPLFRHQDPGDPGPGTKTETGAVGEAGGAGDPGAAAGDPVRGGVAAVEGNRTEPGSQDFSLLQAYYNQESKVLYLLLTSICDNSQLLRACRALQSGEAGGGLSLPHAEAHEFWKHQEKLQCLSLLYLFSVCHILLLVHPTCSFDITYDRVFRALDGLRQKVLPLLKAAIKDCPVGKDWKLNCRPCPPRLLFLFQLNGALKVEPPRNQDTAHPDKPKKHSPKRRLQHALEDQIYRIFRKSRVLTNQSINCLFTVPANQAFVYIVPGSQEEDPVGMLLDQLRSHCTVKDSESLLVPAPLSGPRRYQVMRQHSRQQLSFHIDSSASSSSGQLVDFTLREFLWQHVELVLSKKGFDDSVGRNPQPSHFELPTYQKWISAAAKLYEVAIDGKEEDLGSPTGELTSKILSSIKVLEGFLDIDTKFSENRCQKALPMAHSAYQSNLPHNYTMTVHKNQLAQALRVYSQHARGPAFHKYAMQLHEDCYKFWSNGHQLCEERSLTDQHCVHKFHSLPKSGEKPEADRNPPVLYHNSRARSTGACNCGRKQAPRDDPFDIKAANYDFYQLLEEKCCGKLDHINFPVFEPSTPDPAPAKNESSPAPPDSDSDKLKEKEPQTQGESTSLSLALSLGQSTDSLGTYPADPQAGGDNPEVHGQGEVKSEKRPNLVDRQASTVEYLPGMLHSNCPKGLLPKFSSWSLVKLGPAKSYNFHTGLDQQGFIPGTNYLMPWDIVIRTRAEDEGDLDTNSWPAPNKAIPGKRSAVVMGRGRRRDDIARAFVGFEYEDSRGRRFMCSGPDKIMKVMGSGPKESALKALNSDMPLYILSSSQGRGLKPHYAQLMRLFVVVPDAPLQIILMPQVQPGPPPCPVFYPEKQEITLPPDGLWVLRFPYAYVTERGPCFPPKENVQLMSYKVLRGVLKAVTQ